The genomic segment TTCAACCCTGTTTTTAAAGGAGTTATTGAGCATCCAATAAACAGGAAACAGTGACCAAATTACAATTATTCCTGCAAAAAAGTACTTAATAATATTTTTGATCAGTAACTTGTGATTAAAATTCATTGTTTGATTATGTGACTTTGTCGTAACCATTTTAAACCCCTTCCCGAAGATCATTTTATTGTTTTCTCCTAGTAACTGTCATTAACCACTCCCTTTTTAAAATAATAATTGAACCCAAACTGTAAACGTTTACAGTTTCATATAAAAAAAATGAAAGGTTATCTCTAAGTGTAAACGTTTTCAGTAATAAATAAAAAAAATGAATAAAGCTAACATAAAGTCTATTGTGTATTTTGGATAGTTTAAGATATTTCAATATAGATTTTTTAGATATTATGAATATTAGGAAAATGTTTATGTAAATAGAATTGCAAGTAATTTGTCTATATTTAGTATAGTACTTCCTATTCATCTTGTCAATATATCCAGAACAAATATTTATAAGTTTTATTTGTAATGCTTATTAATGATCTATTAATAAAAGAAAGTACCAAGTATATACTTAGCACTTTCCATGGATTTTATAACTTTATTAATATATTTGCTTCACCGTTAATGAACGTATTTTTCTTGATCTGCTTATTATTAATGTAAAAATTGCCATCATTAATCATTGTTTTGATTTTTGATCTGCTTAAGTCTTCAACATACTTTGCAAGTAATTTGTCAAGTCTAGTCTTTTCTTTAACATATAGTTGAATCTGTATTGAAGTATAAGCATCATTGATTACTTCAGTGATATTAATTGAATCAATATAACTTGATATACCACCACTTTCTCCAGTTAATTCAGGAGAATTTTCAAGACCTTCATAAGCTTTAAAAATGTCAAGTTTCTTATTCCATGTATGACCCTTTGCACATTTATAAATAGCAAAATGATAAATGTTCTTTCCATTTGCATTTTGTCTTCTTATTTTTGAATCTATAAATACTACTTTTTTGCCACAATTATGGCAATATCGCATTTCTTCTTTAATACTTTCTTCTTCTAATTTCCAATTTAAAAATAATGTTTTCTCCATATTCCTCGCCTCCAAAATTTTTGGAAAGGAATAGGAAAATGGTTGATTTTAATATTGGTAATGTTATCAGCATAAACTTATTCCTTTCGTTTATAGTTCGATATACATTACCTTACGATCTGGTGTCATAAAGTCATTTCCCTCCTTTATATTCACCACTTAAATCTAATCTACTTCTGATATCCAGTTTTTCTATTAAACTTCATCAATGATTTTATTTTCAACCTGTTGATACCACAACAAGATATTGTCTACACAAAAAAAGCTATGAAAAAGGACAGACTCCTAATTCATAGCTTGATATACACAATGAATAAACGATTGTCTAAACAAGAAATAACCAAAGTGATAATGCCTTAACTATTTCAATATTAGAATACCGTTTCATGAAGCTTAGAGAATCCTATTAATCACCAAAAAGAAGCATACAAAAACTAACCCTATTGGGTATCATGATTTAAATGGCTTCTATATTTAATTCATCAATTTTGAATTATTGGTGATTAGGTTTCATATTCTCGTTACCTCCATGGTAATTAAAACTTATATCAAAAATATTATATGAAAAATATCTTCAAATGTCAATATTAATATTCTAAAGTACGATTATCCTCAACTGTATTGGATAGAAAAACGGAAAAGACTATCCTCATCATACCACATTGGGAAATTAGTTCCCCATACGTTATTGTAGAGATTAATATAAAAGCCATTATTCAAGTCAGCTACTTGATTATCAAACTTCAAGATCTTAGGTTCACCTACTGCTACTAAAGGAGCATCTAAGGTTTCAATCATTACACGCTTTTCTTCATTGTAATAAACCCCACTTTTAATAGCATGAAGATTTCGATTACCATTAGATACAACATCCAGTGGTGATATGTGTTTACCCATTTTATCCATATACCATTGATGACTGTCTTTAACGAATGGATTAAATTGTATCCACAGTGCTTCTGGTAATCTGTTAGCGTCTTTTTCATACCATTCAAGAGCCACATCTATTTTGTTTTTGACTTTATCAAACCTATAAGTAATAATAACTTTTCTAGGACATCCATATTCTTCACTGCTTATAGGATCAAATTTGAGTAAGAGTCTAATTTGATCATCTACTTTTACTATCTCTTGGACTGTTGGTAAAAATCTTTTATTTTTAGTAGTATTCTTTAATAAATCCATACCTGGTTTATTGAAATCAGCTGTTGCCCACTGGTACGTTTTTTCTAGATTACACATATAGTGTTCAAACCAATAGTCATAATCATCAACACCATATGCTTCATACATAATATTCCCCAGTGGATGCTTAGCATCACACCATTGATAGCCATCTGGATCAACAAGATAGTCAATGGTACCATCCTCTAGAAACTTAACTGAGAAACCATTTATCTTATAACATACATTGGTTTCCAAAACTTCTCCATTCAGATCACTAATAGTAGGTGTGAGCATTTCTATATGTTTGCTAACTTCCAGTTTCTTGTCTTCACTTAACGCATCTATCGCTTGCTCAATATACTGACGTTGTTCTTTCCATGCACTCTCATAGAAACTATAACTGGACTTCTCCGTTAGATGATCCATACCGCTGCTTGTCTCTTCCTTCTCATTTAAAGCAAATAAACGAATGTACTTATACTTCTCAGGAACAGCATCTTCATCTAAAATATCATCTTGGCGAGCACGTTTAAAGTCCTCTTTTAAATAGTTTTTAAAGTCAGCCAAATGTTTTTTTAAGTCCAAAGCCCAAGTATGTTCAGGTATCATAATCAACTTTTCTAAAAAGCGATTATATTCATTACTGCCTTTAATCAATCGTCCTTCCCTTATCCATTCCTCTTTTAAACGAAGTAACTCTCGGTAATATGCTACTTTTTTAGGATCTGTTCCAACTCCATGTATCCAGGTATCACCGATTTCTTCAGTTACAACAGGCAGTTGATCTCTGACAGCCCATAGTTGCTCAGCAAATGCGTTTAATGTTGATGCAGTCACTTCATACCCTTCATACTTAGTCTGTAACCCATTAAAATTAGCTAGAACATCCTCTTTAGAAGGTGGTCCAGTATTATCACCTGTATTAGCAAAAGTTAATATATCTTCTACAAAATCCACATCCAGTACTTCACCGTATGTTGCTGCATAATTGACAATAATTTCAGTGCCAGTTTCCTCATCACGCCACAAGAACAGCTTAGGTACATCAGGATTTTTGCTGGTTGGATTAACACCTATGTGAAGATACTGTATGCCATGGCTCTGTAAAAGAGGTATAATCGCCTTGGTATGACCTGGTACATCTGTCATTTTTCCCGCAATCGTTGTCTTACCAAAACGCTTATCGAGTTTTTGGGAAATGGATAAACCAAACTCAAATAATTCTTGATCCATTAACTCTGTATGGGTAGTGAAAGGCAGGGCATGCCAACTGATCCATCCTTTTTTAATACACTCTTCCATTCGCTTAACTTCTTCAGCACTTTGGCGTCTTAAGAATTCCTGTATCAACCAAGAACCCGTTGTCCAAACGAATACAGGTGGCTCCCCTGATTGATTGAGTGCTTCTGCTAAATCCAGCGCTTTAATAATAAAATGATTCGTATACTGTTCTACCACATCCTTTGCAAGATTAGTAAAACCAATATCTAAATGGGTTTTATAAATAACATGAACTTTTTTCAATTCTATTTCCTCCAGTCTAAAACAAGTTTATCGAATGTAGATTGGATTACTCACTGCAGCAAGTAAATAATCTCCTACTTCTTCGAAATAACGCCATACTTCCACTCTTAAGAATTGTAATCCAATGCCTTTAAAGCCTTCCTCAAACTCTTTTTCATCTTTAACAATATGACTACACTCTATTTGTTGATCTGAAATTACTTGAACTTGATCATTAGTAGCTAAACCATCGCATTTTATTAGGATTTCTTCTGTATCGGTTATGGTATCTCCCATCATTTTTTCATCACTTTGCAACTCAATTGTTGGTCCAGATGGGCTATAACTCATAAAAACATGTCCTTTCTTTATAGCATCCAATATGGCTTCGATTGACTTTTCATAACACCATACATTGGTTGTTGGTTTCCCATGCTGTATATAGGGATGAGGTCGATGAACATCACTACCACCAATAATAGGCAACTGCTTACCAGCCTTTAGTTGCTCATGCCACCATTTTAAAGTCTTTGCATTACCACATGCAGAAAATGGACCATTCCATAATTCTACTAGATCATGGGGTACATCAAATCCAAAATGCCATCCACACAGTTCATCCATAGGGTGATTTAAACTTACGACTGCCCCCATAGCCATGGCTTCCTTTATAACTTTTTTAACATCCTCACTTTGATGACATCTAAAATCTTTTATGGATTTTGTAATGCCAAGAAAATTACAATGACCATAATTAGTGGTTAATTCCATTCCAGGAATAAAGATAACCTTATCACTCTGTAGTTCATAACTATTTTGAGTGACAGCATTATGGTCTGTCGTAGCAATGAAGTCTAACCCATTATCAGCGGCAATATTTTCTACTTCACTTAACATATACTTTCCATCACTATGTACTGAATGACTATGGAAGTCACCCTTTAACCACCTGTGATGATGGTGATATAAATCAATGGACAGACTGACATGACAACCTTCTTCTGGCACTTTATAAGCTCCCAATAATATTGCCCAATCAGCATTCTTTATAGGTCCTTTTTGATACCCTGGTGTTGCAAAACTTTTGGTGATACAGAACCCGTCACGCGCTCCGCCACTCCATCCTCGTACCCCTTCTTCATCCTTAATACCTAAGTCAATACAAGATCCATCACCATCAACATGCATTGTTACTTCAATCTTTTCTACATCTCTAACTTGAAAAGGTACTTCTATATATTGTTTTTCAAATGTCTTGTCTATTTGCTTAACAATCTTTAATACGGACTTTTTTGTCATTACTACCCTCCTTACTTACACTGCTCCTATTTGTGTTTTTCTTTCTACCCTACTTTTTTAGGACCTGTCGATCCATTTATTTTTATTTCCGAAGAAATAAATACCCTCTTCAATACTTTCTTTTCAGAATTAATCTGCTCAATCAACATTTTCACAGCTTCTTCTCCTAAAACTGAAGGGTTTAAATCCATTTCCGTTAAAGATGGATCAAAACCATAAGTATTGCCATCACTAAAAACAGCCACGGATAGATCATCAGGAATTGTTAGACCCAACTCCCTAACTGCATCATATATCCCTCCTACAACTTTACCGCTATCCGCAATAATTGCTGTAATATTTTTATTTTCTTCAAGAGCTTTTTTTGCATATAGATAGCCGTATTCAATAGAATTCATGTCATCAGGTTTATACTTTAGTAATTCTAGGTTTGGCGTTTGATTGCTACCAAGCACAGCAAGTTTGTAACCCTTTTCCCTATCATGACTAACTGTTTTATCCTGAGGTGCATTAAGAAACAGTATTTCTCTATGCCCTAACTCAATGAGATGATTTGTCAAATTTTCAGCAGTACTTACATTATCATTATCCACATAAGACACCATTTTTTCATATTTCTTTGGTGGTTTTCCAATTAAGATTAAAGGAATATTTTTCTCTATTCTTTCTTTTATTCGTTTGTCATCCTCAGCAGGGTCTAGCAAAATATCTCCATCAACTGGGTCTGCTGCTATAAATTCTGTCTTACTATTGAACCTAGATGCCAATGCATTAACCAAAACCCGATACCCTTTAGCATAACAACCCTTGAGTACACCGTTTAATAAGGATAAATGAAAACTACTTAATTTCACATTTTCTCCCTGCATACACAAACCAATAATTCTTGTCTCTCTCGTAACCAAACTTTTTGCAAAATAGTTAGGTTTGTAATGGAGTTCCTTAGCTACCTCCAAGACTTTCTTTTGTACTTCTTCACTGATAGGACGCTTCCCACTAAAAACATTCGATACTGTTGCTTTGGAAACACCTGCCCGTTGAGCTACATCATTAATCGTTACCCTCATAATCTACCTCTTTCTATAGGCATATTCATTAAACCGTTTTACTTATTATTATCATGACACTCTGATTTTAATTTCAACTTATATCACTTTATTCTTTATATACCATAATTATATAACTTATTATCTAGAATTATATATACTTAAACTCTCCAAAAATCATTAAACCGTTTTAATGATTTTATTATATCACTGAAATTTATAATTATCAACAAAAAAAACACTTCCCAAATGGAAGTGTTTTTCTATATATACTGTATTAATCAATCTTATCAATTTTTAAAGCTAATTCTTCTAACTGCTTATCTTCAACTAAACCAGGAGCTTCAGTCATTAAGCAAGAAGCATCTTTCACCTTAGGGAAAGCAATAACTTCACGGATGCTCTCTGAACCACTTAATAACATAGCAATACGGTCTAAACCATAAGCCAATCCACCATGAGGTGGTACACCATATTTGAAAGCATTTAATAAGAAACCAAATCTTTCGTATGCTTCTTCTTTAGAGAAACCTAATGCTTCAAACATTTTTTCTTGGACTTCTCTTTGGTGAATTCTTATTGATCCACCACCAATTTCACAACCGTTTAAGCATAGGTCATAGGCTTTGGCATTAACTTTACCAGGGTCTGTATCTAGTAAAGGAAGATCTTCTTCATTAGGACATGTAAATGGGTGATGTTTTGCTACAAAACGATTAGCATCTTCGTTCCACTCAAGTAGTGGGAAATCAGTTACCCAAACAAACTTAAACTCATCAGAATCTAAGTATCCTAAACGTTTTGCAATCTCTAATCTTAACTCGCCTAATGTTCGGTAAACAACTTCATTTTTATCAGCTATGAAGAGAATAAGGTCTCCTGGCTCTGCTTTTACTTCGGCTAAAATATTTTGTACCGTTTCTTCTGAAAGGAACTTAGTAATTGCTGATTTAAGACTTCCATCTTCATTAACTGCAATCCAAGCCATTCCTTTAGCACCGAAAGTTTTTGCAAATTCACCTAACCAGTCAATTTGTCTTCTTGGTAAACTAGCACATGTCTTCGCATTAATAGCTCTGACACTTCCGCCACTTTCGATAGCACCGTCAAATACTTTAAATCCGCAACCTTTAACGACTTCTGATAAATCAACAAGTTCTAGATCAAATCGAATATCCGGCTTATCTGAACCGTAACGGTCCATTGCTTCTTGATATGTGATACGCTTTATAGGTAATTCAATATCTTGATTCATTACTTCTTTAAAGATTTTTTGCATTAATCTTTCATTCACATCGATAACATCATCAACATCTACAAATGATAACTCCATATCAATTTGTGTAAACTCAGGTTGACGGTCAGCTCTTAAATCTTCATCTCTAAAGCATTTAACAATTTGATAATAACGGTCGTAACCTGATAACATCAATAATTGTTTAAAGATTTGGGGTGATTGAGGTAATGCGTAGAAGTTACCAGGATGTACTCTACTTGGTACTAAGTAATCTCTAGCACCTTCTGGAGTAGATTTTGTAAGCATTGGTGTCTCAATATCTAAGAAACCTTCCTCATTTAAAAACTCTCTAGTTATTCTTGCAATATCATGACGCATCATCATCTTTCTTTGTTGATCAGGTCTTCTAAGATCTAAATATCTATACTTTAAACGTAACTCTTCACGTACATCTGTATCTTCTTCAATTTGGAAAGGTGGTGTCTCTGCATCTGATAATATTCTAAGTGTCGTTGCTCTTACTTCAATCTTACCTGTCTTTAAATTCGCATTAATCGTCTCTTCAGAACGAGGTTCTACATCACCTTCTACTGCGATAACATATTCACTTCTGATTTTTTCAGCTTTTTCGAATCCAGCTTCTCCAATACTATCTCTATCGAATACAACTTGTAATAAGCCTGTTCTATCCCTTAAGTCAACAAAGATAACACCGCCTAAGTCACGTCTTTTTTGTACCCAACCCATGATGGTAATTTTATCATTAAGATTTTGTTCGCTCACCTCTGTACAACGGTGCGTTCTTTTTAAACCTAACATTGATTCGCTCATTATTATCCCTCCTGATTATATATTATTTTTACTAATTTCCATTTATTTTAATTTCTTATTATCTAGCTTTCTTGAAGTCTTCTACAAAATTATCAATTGTCACTTCATGCAAATCGCCAGTTTCCATATTCTTAATTGTGGCCTTATTTTGCTCAATCTCGTCGTCACCAAGAATAACTGAGAATTCTGCGCCAATCTTATTAGCGTACTTCATTTGAGCTTTTACACTTCTACCAATAATATCACCTTCTGCAGAAATACCAGCTTGTCGTAAATGATAAATGATACCTTGTGACTTAATACCTGCATTATCGCCAAGTGATCCAATGTAGATATCACGGTGAGCTTTATAAGTTTCTTCACCTTGCTCAGCTTT from the Vallitalea okinawensis genome contains:
- a CDS encoding S4 domain-containing protein, giving the protein MEKTLFLNWKLEEESIKEEMRYCHNCGKKVVFIDSKIRRQNANGKNIYHFAIYKCAKGHTWNKKLDIFKAYEGLENSPELTGESGGISSYIDSINITEVINDAYTSIQIQLYVKEKTRLDKLLAKYVEDLSRSKIKTMINDGNFYINNKQIKKNTFINGEANILIKL
- a CDS encoding DUF5054 domain-containing protein; the encoded protein is MKKVHVIYKTHLDIGFTNLAKDVVEQYTNHFIIKALDLAEALNQSGEPPVFVWTTGSWLIQEFLRRQSAEEVKRMEECIKKGWISWHALPFTTHTELMDQELFEFGLSISQKLDKRFGKTTIAGKMTDVPGHTKAIIPLLQSHGIQYLHIGVNPTSKNPDVPKLFLWRDEETGTEIIVNYAATYGEVLDVDFVEDILTFANTGDNTGPPSKEDVLANFNGLQTKYEGYEVTASTLNAFAEQLWAVRDQLPVVTEEIGDTWIHGVGTDPKKVAYYRELLRLKEEWIREGRLIKGSNEYNRFLEKLIMIPEHTWALDLKKHLADFKNYLKEDFKRARQDDILDEDAVPEKYKYIRLFALNEKEETSSGMDHLTEKSSYSFYESAWKEQRQYIEQAIDALSEDKKLEVSKHIEMLTPTISDLNGEVLETNVCYKINGFSVKFLEDGTIDYLVDPDGYQWCDAKHPLGNIMYEAYGVDDYDYWFEHYMCNLEKTYQWATADFNKPGMDLLKNTTKNKRFLPTVQEIVKVDDQIRLLLKFDPISSEEYGCPRKVIITYRFDKVKNKIDVALEWYEKDANRLPEALWIQFNPFVKDSHQWYMDKMGKHISPLDVVSNGNRNLHAIKSGVYYNEEKRVMIETLDAPLVAVGEPKILKFDNQVADLNNGFYINLYNNVWGTNFPMWYDEDSLFRFSIQYS
- a CDS encoding CehA/McbA family metallohydrolase, which encodes MTKKSVLKIVKQIDKTFEKQYIEVPFQVRDVEKIEVTMHVDGDGSCIDLGIKDEEGVRGWSGGARDGFCITKSFATPGYQKGPIKNADWAILLGAYKVPEEGCHVSLSIDLYHHHHRWLKGDFHSHSVHSDGKYMLSEVENIAADNGLDFIATTDHNAVTQNSYELQSDKVIFIPGMELTTNYGHCNFLGITKSIKDFRCHQSEDVKKVIKEAMAMGAVVSLNHPMDELCGWHFGFDVPHDLVELWNGPFSACGNAKTLKWWHEQLKAGKQLPIIGGSDVHRPHPYIQHGKPTTNVWCYEKSIEAILDAIKKGHVFMSYSPSGPTIELQSDEKMMGDTITDTEEILIKCDGLATNDQVQVISDQQIECSHIVKDEKEFEEGFKGIGLQFLRVEVWRYFEEVGDYLLAAVSNPIYIR
- a CDS encoding LacI family DNA-binding transcriptional regulator: MRVTINDVAQRAGVSKATVSNVFSGKRPISEEVQKKVLEVAKELHYKPNYFAKSLVTRETRIIGLCMQGENVKLSSFHLSLLNGVLKGCYAKGYRVLVNALASRFNSKTEFIAADPVDGDILLDPAEDDKRIKERIEKNIPLILIGKPPKKYEKMVSYVDNDNVSTAENLTNHLIELGHREILFLNAPQDKTVSHDREKGYKLAVLGSNQTPNLELLKYKPDDMNSIEYGYLYAKKALEENKNITAIIADSGKVVGGIYDAVRELGLTIPDDLSVAVFSDGNTYGFDPSLTEMDLNPSVLGEEAVKMLIEQINSEKKVLKRVFISSEIKINGSTGPKKVG
- the aspS gene encoding aspartate--tRNA ligase; translation: MSESMLGLKRTHRCTEVSEQNLNDKITIMGWVQKRRDLGGVIFVDLRDRTGLLQVVFDRDSIGEAGFEKAEKIRSEYVIAVEGDVEPRSEETINANLKTGKIEVRATTLRILSDAETPPFQIEEDTDVREELRLKYRYLDLRRPDQQRKMMMRHDIARITREFLNEEGFLDIETPMLTKSTPEGARDYLVPSRVHPGNFYALPQSPQIFKQLLMLSGYDRYYQIVKCFRDEDLRADRQPEFTQIDMELSFVDVDDVIDVNERLMQKIFKEVMNQDIELPIKRITYQEAMDRYGSDKPDIRFDLELVDLSEVVKGCGFKVFDGAIESGGSVRAINAKTCASLPRRQIDWLGEFAKTFGAKGMAWIAVNEDGSLKSAITKFLSEETVQNILAEVKAEPGDLILFIADKNEVVYRTLGELRLEIAKRLGYLDSDEFKFVWVTDFPLLEWNEDANRFVAKHHPFTCPNEEDLPLLDTDPGKVNAKAYDLCLNGCEIGGGSIRIHQREVQEKMFEALGFSKEEAYERFGFLLNAFKYGVPPHGGLAYGLDRIAMLLSGSESIREVIAFPKVKDASCLMTEAPGLVEDKQLEELALKIDKID